A single window of Sphingobacteriales bacterium DNA harbors:
- a CDS encoding helix-turn-helix domain-containing protein, whose amino-acid sequence MSSTIKIPKFCQHCGQAFVAQTTTTRFCGHKCASRAYKQRKREEKVQTTLSDQIKSVTSANSENLQSLQSLPIKTGNFLNLRDKEFLSVQETAILLGASRWTIQRMIQRAELKAGKLGRRTIIPRSEIDNLFN is encoded by the coding sequence ATGAGTAGTACAATTAAAATTCCGAAATTCTGCCAACATTGTGGTCAGGCATTTGTTGCCCAAACCACTACAACTCGTTTTTGTGGTCATAAATGTGCCAGTAGAGCATACAAACAAAGAAAGCGAGAAGAGAAGGTTCAAACTACTCTATCCGACCAAATCAAATCCGTTACTTCTGCAAATTCCGAAAACCTGCAAAGTCTGCAAAGTTTGCCAATCAAAACAGGTAATTTTTTAAACCTTAGAGATAAAGAATTTTTAAGCGTTCAAGAAACTGCCATTTTATTAGGTGCAAGTCGTTGGACTATTCAAAGAATGATTCAAAGAGCCGAACTTAAAGCTGGCAAGTTGGGCAGGAGAACAATTATACCACGTTCCGAAATTGATAATCTTTTTAACTGA
- a CDS encoding site-specific integrase produces the protein MKIALRQRKKGNKITLYLDYYDQGKREYEHLGLYLTPEPDKGSLTKAQKDENKKILELAESIRSKRHLEVQNSIYGFRDKEKLKGSFFEFFDALTEKKKASLGNYGNWNAVRILVKAYNPKDVTFERLDKEWVEGFKDYLDYEAKTKTGDGISLNTKYSYFNKLRASLKQALKEGLIKFNPSEQVEPFPQDDVEREFLTLEELQKLANTHCRNETLKRMFIFSCLTGLRWSDIEKLKWSEVQHSENLGYFIRFRQQKTNGAETLPIAEEARELLGEQKEPKEKVFTGLKYGNWNKTYLKDWLIDAGINKHITFHCARHTYATLQLTLGTDIYTVSKLLGHKNLSTTEIYAKVINEKKVEAATKIKIKL, from the coding sequence ATGAAAATAGCATTAAGACAACGTAAAAAGGGTAACAAGATTACCCTCTACCTTGACTACTACGACCAAGGAAAACGAGAGTATGAACATTTAGGTTTATACCTCACACCCGAACCCGACAAAGGAAGTTTAACCAAAGCACAAAAGGACGAGAACAAAAAAATCCTTGAATTGGCTGAGAGCATCCGAAGTAAAAGACATTTAGAAGTTCAAAACAGTATATACGGTTTCCGAGATAAGGAGAAATTGAAAGGCAGTTTCTTTGAGTTTTTTGATGCACTTACCGAAAAGAAAAAAGCCAGTTTGGGTAATTATGGCAATTGGAATGCTGTCCGTATTTTAGTAAAAGCCTATAATCCTAAAGATGTAACCTTTGAGCGATTAGATAAAGAATGGGTTGAAGGGTTCAAAGATTACCTGGACTATGAAGCCAAAACCAAAACAGGTGACGGAATTTCACTCAATACAAAATACAGCTACTTCAATAAATTAAGAGCTTCACTCAAACAGGCTTTAAAAGAGGGTCTTATTAAATTCAATCCATCTGAGCAAGTAGAACCATTTCCACAGGATGATGTAGAACGTGAATTTTTAACCCTTGAAGAATTACAAAAGTTAGCCAACACCCATTGCCGAAATGAAACGCTAAAGCGTATGTTCATTTTTTCTTGTTTGACTGGTTTAAGATGGTCGGATATTGAGAAACTAAAATGGTCAGAAGTTCAACATTCAGAAAACTTAGGCTACTTCATTCGTTTTCGTCAACAAAAAACCAATGGAGCAGAAACCTTACCCATTGCCGAAGAAGCAAGAGAATTATTAGGTGAACAAAAAGAACCAAAAGAAAAGGTCTTTACAGGGCTTAAATATGGCAACTGGAACAAAACCTACTTAAAGGATTGGTTAATTGATGCAGGCATCAATAAGCACATCACATTCCACTGTGCTCGTCATACTTACGCTACGCTTCAGTTGACTTTAGGCACAGACATTTACACCGTTTCAAAATTATTAGGGCATAAAAACCTTTCTACTACCGAGATATACGCAAAGGTTATCAACGAGAAAAAGGTAGAAGCTGCCACCAAAATCAAAATCAAATTATAA